Genomic DNA from Acipenser ruthenus chromosome 4, fAciRut3.2 maternal haplotype, whole genome shotgun sequence:
AGAAGCTATGTCAGCTTAGACCTCAGAACGCTTCATACAAGCTACACTCTCAGTCTCAGAACAACTGCGCCCCTCAAACCATGACCGGAGTATTCGACAGAAGGGTTCCAAGTATAAGATCTACAGATTTCCAGGGTCCTTTTCAACATCCAGCCATGCATCATCCATCTCAGGAGTCTCCAACTTTGCCAGAGTCTTCAGCCACGGATTCGGGCTACTTCAGCCCTGTTGGTGGAGTCCACCACGGCTATTGTTCGCCCAGTTCGGCTTCATATGGGAAAGCGCTTAATGCTTACCAATACCAGTATCATGGAGTGAATGGATCTGCTGGGAATTACCCTGCAAAAACCTACCAAGATTATAACAGTTATACAAATGCAGCTTATCACCAGTATGCTGGTACTTACAGCAGGGTGCAAGCACAGACGAGCCCACCAGGTAagatctaaataataataatatattatatatatatgtatatactaatttattacagttttatttACTACGTTGGCAATAAACTAGCAGTCATggtttaatagattttttttttttttttttttgatatttcACTGTGAGATTTTACAAAGCACGTGAAATATGAAATACTATTTAAATAAGTCTTAGTGAAATACAATCAAGAAACATgtgaatgtaatacaaatatgtatTCAGATGATCAAAGTTTGCAGTGAAGCCCTGTACATTGAACAACGtgcatttattaatgtattttagttGCATACTATTGGAAATTCTTAAATCCAGTAACATGCCACGACATTTTAGAGAAGCTGCAATGTAGTATCTATCATTTCTTCTCGGCTTTAGCACATTTCCAGTTCCGAAAAAACGAACAGACCGATTTTTTcgaatatattttgtttaagtcGCCGATGATTTGTAGATACAATTGTAATAATTTATGTGCATGTGGACGCATCTGGCGTTTACTTTAACCTTTTTAGTTGTATGTTTAATTTGGTACATTACAGCTCTCTATATCAGTATTAACTTTATTAATTATGAATGAATCCACGCCGCACTCAAacactttgtgttttaattatttcgGATAAGACGCGTTGGTTTATGCCACCGTATTATAAAACATGTACAATTTAATACAAGATGTAACCAGGTTGGCGCATCATTATCGTTACCTGTATGTTTaatggtttgtatttttttagttTGGTAGCTTGGTTAAATTACAGTGACTCCACTCTCTATGATGTCTGTATTTCAAAGTATAATATGAAAGAAATGGACAtgaaattatttatgttttgagtttttattttctgtcaaaaAAACATACTTAAGCAATTATTTACCCCATGGGTTCCATTATATTTTGTGatcattctttatttttatatcctTATCAACGTACAGTAGCCTATCTTACAATTTTCCATATTGTACATTTCAATTATGAACATTTAcagttatttcaatttttttcttgttgttccAGAAAAGGAAATATCTGAACCTGAAGTGAGGATGGTGAATGGAAAACCTAAGAAAGTTCGAAAACCCAGGACAATTTATTCCAGTTTCCAACTGGCTGCCTTGCAGCGGAGGTTCCAGAACACTCAGTACCTCGCCTTGCCGGAGAGAGCTGAGCTCGCCGCTTCCCTTGGGCTCACGCAGACACAGGTACATGACATTCACGACTATGAGGATGTCTGCAAGAATGAAAACCTCTAGTCAAATGAGGTTTTGGCCACAGAAGGAACAATAATATGTTGCTTAAACAATTGTCCCTTCAGccacccaaaaaacaaaaacaaaacaaaattagtaaatttaaaaaaagaaccgactttttaaatgtgattttccTAGCCAAGTGATGTGGTtacgattgtttttttttttttttttttttttttaattatatggaTGGATGAGAAGAACAGTTCCACGGTCTAAGTTTAAAAACTATACAGGGGCCTACAAGCACCGAGTCATTATTTTATAAGTGTTCATTCAGTTGAATGAGCGTGTGTCTCTTGAATTGTAAACATAAATCGTGTTAgtaatagatttaaaaatgtgattaaataatacaattttcATCCATTTTATGATATTTTCCTCCCCTGACAGCTAAGGGTTTATTTTAATCACAGACACTTGTCCTTTTATGACATTTTCCCCTTTACTTATCCCAAGCACTTGTCTTTGTTATGCGCAGCTTTTTTCAACATCGAGTATTCCATTCATTATTATGTGTTCCTTTTTCAACAGGTCAAAATTTGGTTTCAAAACAAGAGATCCAAGCTGAAGAAGATCATGAAGAGCGGCGAGCTCCCCCCAGAACACAGCCCAAGCTCTAGCGACCCCATGGTTTGTAATTCTCCCCAGTCTCCCGCTGTATGGGATTCACAAGGCCTCTCAAGATCTCACAACCAGCACTCCCATCCACAGAATACGAATCCAACTGCTTCGAGTTTTTTGGAAAACACTGGCTCCTGGTACTCCTCATCTAACGCCATCAATTCTCATCTTCAGCCTCCCAACTCAGTACAACACCCGTTGGCTCTTGGATCTGGGacactatattaaaataaaataaaaataaaaaataaaataaaaaagctatttaaaatatttaattattttggaCTTGTGTTTATATATTAATGGATATGCAAGACAAATTCATTTGGGGAGGGGTTTAGAAAAGagtgtaaaatgtgtaaaacGTGTGCATGTAATTTATTGAATTcggaagaaaagaaacaaacctATTTTTCACAAAATGGACTTCAGTGCAACTCTAGACACTTTCAATGGTGCCTTGAATTTTATGACCTCAACATTAacttgacactttttttttttcaatgccatAACGCTGTAAATAAATGTAGATAAATGTATAttctggttaaataaaaatgaaaacattctgAAAATATACCAAAGAGGTGATTTTGTTTTCACTCATTTAATCATTTAGAATCAATTGTGACTATGTTAGATCTTCAATTTCTGTTTGGTTTCTGCCCAGAATAGACCATAGCCCATATCCCAGTtggattgcattaaaaaaaattacaacctGGGGGAATTTGGGTTCTGGAAGCGTAgcctacattttttatatatataaaatgattttataGAGCGTTTTTGGCTTTTTAAGTATAGAAATTGATAGTCTATTGAAAACAAATAGAACTACTTTCGTGGTTTAGTAGAAACAAATACATGAAAGAAAGTTTACTGTTCTGTTAACACACTGCGCGAGTACGTGTCAATGGGATTTTAATTGGTTGAGAAATACAACTTCGTTGGGGCGTTTTTGATGAAAGGTAAATCATTTGAAAAAGGAAGTTAGGGCATTGGAAATTGTACTGgggttttagtttgtttatttatttatttatttatttatttatttatttatttatttatttgttgtgcGAGGGAGAAAAGGCCCATTGCTTACATTTTTAAGCAACGTGTAACTGATTCTCAAATACTTTATCCATAGACTTACAAATAGAAAGATTAAACTAGATTATTTATGTCTAGTATAAAACATTATtgacattttcaaattaaaagaaaacatttaataaaacatgcaCAGTCCGTCTTACAAATGTAGCTTTTGTGATAAAAACAAGTACAGCGGGTTTGTTTACTTTATGTACGGGGCTTAGAATTCTCCACAGAAATTATGAAATACCCAATATCTTAATCCAGACAGCACACGGAGAAACATCTTTCTGTTCAATTGGTATAGCATATTAACTATAGACTTACTATTGCGctgctgttttgatattttagaaaatcaataagaaaaacaaataaataatgatggACATATTTTACTGTCAGAAGGGCTGTAATTTTATATGTTGCCAATATAAATGGCACTATAAATACGATAGACGTTAAACACAAAGACCATAAAAATGTCCAAGGAAAATATTTGTGTGCATAAAGTTATCAGAAGTAACGTTCTCATTTCGTTGTGGACTTCCAATAAGGGCTACTTTTTCTCTATAGCCTTTATTGCATTTTCAAAAATTAGCTGAATTGTAATTCTTCCCAGTTGGCACTTTTGTTTGCATATTTATGACTAATAAAACCAGTCTTTCATTATTTGACACTTATTTACAGCTGTTATCCATCCCTTTTACATGATCATGGTTTACAGTTTGGTTTGGTAAGATTTTGACAGTCATGTCACTTACCGATATTATGTCTTTCATTTTCGATTTAATTGCTGTTGGCTACAATAAAGTTATTCAATTACTGTAGTTATTTTAATGTTCAGTGCAGTGATGGGTTTGTGCTTTTTAGATTTTTACAAGGCACGGATGTTTTATTAATAAGTGCTTTAGGCTTCTGCATTCGAATTGTGGGATTGCCAGTTGTGCACGGGGCTATGGAGTAAGCATGGACCAAGTATATTCAGACTCACTGAGAATATATCGTCTTCTAAATAGCTCTTTGATTTTGTGCTTTGTATTCATATGTCAGTTCTGTGCAGTAGCTCGGGGCTAGGGTTTATACTTTTATGAAAAAGAGACTTCATTCTACTTGCCATGTTGCATCTGGAGTACGTATCTGTCATTTTCTTCTGTATGAATCCTATAGTGGTGTCGGCCTGGCAGACTGGTTGCAGACTCTCTTCTCGTGTCTTTGTGTTCTTTACAATTAGCAGATTTGAGTGGCACAGAGGAGGCGAAGGAGCGGCAGAGAGATCTGAAGCAATGTGCATTCCTGTGGGGGCAGACCGGCTCCAGAGCTGCGCCACTCAAGGCCACAGCTCACCTCAATCAAATTCACTTAGGGGATAGCCTTCTAAAATTAAATATCCCGAACTATACCCACACAAAAAGTCTTACTACGCCTTTTTAGGGTTACCCATATACAATTTTTAAATATAGGCCATTCAGCATAATGCATATATTCACCCAAATCATTTGACCTTAAACATATTTCTGATATTTTGATGTCCAGATAACTAGAACGCGAATAGTGATGCAAATCCCAGTTATATTGTCATGCAATGCGGGTCTAAGGAATTCTATACTACTACCCTACCGAGACCATTTATTTATGATTGAGGATAACTTCAAGTATGGTCCAAAGTTCCCCaccttcaaaacaaaacagcccATGCTATTTTAGCTCGGGTGAGACGGGAATGTATTATTAACTACATGTATGACAACAATAACAGCCCATGTCATGTAAGGACTGAGGTGTGCCTAATAAAGACTGGAGTTATAGGGTATTTTTTTCTGCCGGGAGCATGTTATCGTAATTAAACAATTTCTATACATTGTTGCTCCATGCATATGCCTTGGAGTACttaggaaaaaaaatataaaaccacGTTTTATTCCTAGATCTTACATGTTCCCTATGAAGgtctagtttaaaaaataaacccccCGGGTCCTTGCATAATACAATAACTAACGTCAACAAACAACTACCCCCTTTCAAACCCGGTGGACATAATAAGGTAGACTATCCTTAAAAATGAGATAACCAAACACAATTACATATATCACTATGTTGAAGCATTTGTaaaagaatgaaaataattcaagTAAAATGTGAAGGCtgtgcaaacaaacacagacacaggctccccaaaacaaaaaa
This window encodes:
- the LOC117399919 gene encoding homeobox protein DLX-5-like, producing the protein MTGVFDRRVPSIRSTDFQGPFQHPAMHHPSQESPTLPESSATDSGYFSPVGGVHHGYCSPSSASYGKALNAYQYQYHGVNGSAGNYPAKTYQDYNSYTNAAYHQYAGTYSRVQAQTSPPEKEISEPEVRMVNGKPKKVRKPRTIYSSFQLAALQRRFQNTQYLALPERAELAASLGLTQTQVKIWFQNKRSKLKKIMKSGELPPEHSPSSSDPMVCNSPQSPAVWDSQGLSRSHNQHSHPQNTNPTASSFLENTGSWYSSSNAINSHLQPPNSVQHPLALGSGTLY